Proteins encoded within one genomic window of Brassica rapa cultivar Chiifu-401-42 chromosome A09, CAAS_Brap_v3.01, whole genome shotgun sequence:
- the LOC103840415 gene encoding J domain-containing protein required for chloroplast accumulation response 1-like isoform X2: MDESWRMKLGLNVDPFFSIARRSMDVRIDAQDFSDVFGGPPRSVLTRKFSGDFSRSDCFYDEIFRPRGMFSCGALPSSKSHGRNLPAFRIPSGGDGFYDGVFGGRSGTEKEGTKKQSPITKSRSNSSPPPAGTSDDDAGISSFTSTLRPLNVPSRSHKRESKKQSFPVFPTSLSGQDLTPGKFDFCYRKPHFGSSRRSSPETMTLDPQSFRRMDDFGPSSPASSPVSSFIREDEYETEAKQRTTQDCKVEQEDDEDEMSSYVIEINSDRFDRYRDGGSGGGNSDSNDMDEAIAWARERSQRPETKQAQEDLIDSRRSEEEEEEAKSEEEMEMEMKDEEIRIWLTGKETNIRLLLSTLHHVLWSNSNWQAIPLANLRDGSQVKKAYQKARLCLHPDKLQQRGGTSPLQKSVASRVFSILQEAWSVYLTNEGLSS, from the exons ATGGACGAGTCGTGGCGAATGAAGTTGGGTTTGAACGTTGATCCATTCTTCTCCATTGCTCGAAGATCCATGGACGTTCGAATCGACGCCCAAGACTTCTCCGATGTTTTCGGTGGACCGCCGCGTAGCGTCCTCACTAGGAAATTCTCCGGCGACTTTTCCCGCTCCGACTGTTTCTACGACGAGATTTTCCGACCACGTGGGATGTTCTCCTGCGGCGCGCTTCCTTCTTCTAAATCTCACGGAAGAAACTTACCGGCGTTTAGAATTCCGTCCGGCGGAGATGGATTTTACGACGGCGTGTTCGGAGGTCGCAGTGGGACGGAGAAGGAGGGAACCAAGAAGCAGAGTCCGATAACGAAATCGAGGTCGAATTCCTCGCCACCACCGGCGGGGACTTCAGATGATGACGCCGGAATATCTTCTTTTACTTCTACACTCAG accGTTAAACGTCCCGTCAAGAAGTCATAAGCGGGAATCGAAGAAACAGAGTTTCCCGGTGTTTCCGACATCATTGTCCGGCCAAGATCTCACACCGGGAAAATTCGATTTTTGCTACAGAAAACCACACTTCGGCAGCTCTCGGAGATCCTCGCCGGAGACCATGACCTTGGATCCACAATCCTTCAGGAGAATGGATGATTTCGGACCAAGCTCTCCAGCATCTTCCCCTGTTTCTTCTTTCATCCGCGAAGATGAATATGAAACAGAGGCCAAGCAGAGAACCACCCAAGACTGTAAAGTAGAACAAGAAGACGATGAGGATGAGATGAGCTCTTACGTAATCGAAATAAACTCAGACCGTTTTGATCGCTACAGAGACGGAGGAAGCGGAGGAGGAAACTCTGATTCGAATGACATGGATGAAGCAATAGCTTGGGCCAGAGAGAGATCTCAACGTCCAGAAACAAAACAAGCACAAGAAGACTTAATAGATTCAAGAAggagcgaagaagaagaagaagaagccaaatcAGAAGAAGAG atggagatggagatgaAAGATGAAGAGATAAGAATCTGGTTAACCGGAAAAGAAACCAACATTAGACTCCTCCTCTCAACTTTACATCAT GTTCTATGGTCAAATAGCAATTGGCAGGCCATACCTCTGGCAAATCTACGAGATGGATCACAAGTGAAGAAAGCTTACCAAAAGGCTCGCCTTTGTTTACATCCAGATAAACTTCAACAGAGAGGAGGAACTTCACCGCTTCAGAAGTCTGTCGCCAGCAGAGTATTCTCCATTCTTCAG GAAGCATGGAGTGTGTACTTAACAAATGAAGGACTCTCAAGCTAA
- the LOC103840415 gene encoding J domain-containing protein required for chloroplast accumulation response 1-like isoform X1 gives MDESWRMKLGLNVDPFFSIARRSMDVRIDAQDFSDVFGGPPRSVLTRKFSGDFSRSDCFYDEIFRPRGMFSCGALPSSKSHGRNLPAFRIPSGGDGFYDGVFGGRSGTEKEGTKKQSPITKSRSNSSPPPAGTSDDDAGISSFTSTLRPLNVPSRSHKRESKKQSFPVFPTSLSGQDLTPGKFDFCYRKPHFGSSRRSSPETMTLDPQSFRRMDDFGPSSPASSPVSSFIREDEYETEAKQRTTQDCKVEQEDDEDEMSSYVIEINSDRFDRYRDGGSGGGNSDSNDMDEAIAWARERSQRPETKQAQEDLIDSRRSEEEEEEAKSEEEVSTMEMEMKDEEIRIWLTGKETNIRLLLSTLHHVLWSNSNWQAIPLANLRDGSQVKKAYQKARLCLHPDKLQQRGGTSPLQKSVASRVFSILQEAWSVYLTNEGLSS, from the exons ATGGACGAGTCGTGGCGAATGAAGTTGGGTTTGAACGTTGATCCATTCTTCTCCATTGCTCGAAGATCCATGGACGTTCGAATCGACGCCCAAGACTTCTCCGATGTTTTCGGTGGACCGCCGCGTAGCGTCCTCACTAGGAAATTCTCCGGCGACTTTTCCCGCTCCGACTGTTTCTACGACGAGATTTTCCGACCACGTGGGATGTTCTCCTGCGGCGCGCTTCCTTCTTCTAAATCTCACGGAAGAAACTTACCGGCGTTTAGAATTCCGTCCGGCGGAGATGGATTTTACGACGGCGTGTTCGGAGGTCGCAGTGGGACGGAGAAGGAGGGAACCAAGAAGCAGAGTCCGATAACGAAATCGAGGTCGAATTCCTCGCCACCACCGGCGGGGACTTCAGATGATGACGCCGGAATATCTTCTTTTACTTCTACACTCAG accGTTAAACGTCCCGTCAAGAAGTCATAAGCGGGAATCGAAGAAACAGAGTTTCCCGGTGTTTCCGACATCATTGTCCGGCCAAGATCTCACACCGGGAAAATTCGATTTTTGCTACAGAAAACCACACTTCGGCAGCTCTCGGAGATCCTCGCCGGAGACCATGACCTTGGATCCACAATCCTTCAGGAGAATGGATGATTTCGGACCAAGCTCTCCAGCATCTTCCCCTGTTTCTTCTTTCATCCGCGAAGATGAATATGAAACAGAGGCCAAGCAGAGAACCACCCAAGACTGTAAAGTAGAACAAGAAGACGATGAGGATGAGATGAGCTCTTACGTAATCGAAATAAACTCAGACCGTTTTGATCGCTACAGAGACGGAGGAAGCGGAGGAGGAAACTCTGATTCGAATGACATGGATGAAGCAATAGCTTGGGCCAGAGAGAGATCTCAACGTCCAGAAACAAAACAAGCACAAGAAGACTTAATAGATTCAAGAAggagcgaagaagaagaagaagaagccaaatcAGAAGAAGAGGTTAGTact atggagatggagatgaAAGATGAAGAGATAAGAATCTGGTTAACCGGAAAAGAAACCAACATTAGACTCCTCCTCTCAACTTTACATCAT GTTCTATGGTCAAATAGCAATTGGCAGGCCATACCTCTGGCAAATCTACGAGATGGATCACAAGTGAAGAAAGCTTACCAAAAGGCTCGCCTTTGTTTACATCCAGATAAACTTCAACAGAGAGGAGGAACTTCACCGCTTCAGAAGTCTGTCGCCAGCAGAGTATTCTCCATTCTTCAG GAAGCATGGAGTGTGTACTTAACAAATGAAGGACTCTCAAGCTAA